A DNA window from Thermodesulfobacteriota bacterium contains the following coding sequences:
- a CDS encoding TRAP transporter large permease subunit, translating to MLVTVAVAFVLLLLLGVPIAAVLAGVTALTVAFHTSTPLLVLPQQIFNALDSFVLLAIPFFVLAGRIMTTGSMAQRLVDVMRALVGNKRGGLAVTAVLACLFFAALSGSSPATVVAIGSIMIPALTRSGYPENFSVGLVTASGSLGIVIPPSIPMILYALVMNVSVAELFLAGIGPGLFIGGIFIAYVVWRARREKWRVDQGYTWSESLRVVRRGIWALFLPVIVLGGIYSGVFTPTEAAAVSVVYALFVEAVIHRGLTLRGLHQALVDSAVLSGSLLLILACAMTFVWLLTSQGLPLLVAEWILGRVDSAWAFLLLVNVLFLLLGSVGDNVSAMLILSPIFAETLQRLGIDPVHYGILMVLGIEAGFLTPPFGLNLFVAMGLTKKPMGTIALATAPFVLLLLGALLVVTFVPAVCLWLPQTFYR from the coding sequence ATGCTCGTCACCGTGGCGGTCGCCTTCGTCCTCCTGCTCCTGCTGGGGGTGCCCATCGCGGCGGTGCTCGCGGGGGTGACCGCCCTGACTGTGGCCTTCCACACCAGCACCCCGCTCCTGGTGCTGCCCCAGCAGATCTTCAACGCCCTCGACAGCTTCGTGCTCCTCGCCATCCCGTTTTTCGTGCTGGCGGGGCGGATCATGACCACCGGCAGCATGGCCCAGCGCCTGGTGGACGTGATGCGGGCCCTGGTGGGGAACAAGCGGGGGGGGCTCGCGGTCACGGCGGTGCTGGCGTGCCTGTTCTTCGCGGCCCTGTCCGGCTCGAGCCCGGCCACGGTGGTGGCCATCGGCTCGATCATGATCCCGGCGCTCACCCGCAGCGGGTACCCGGAGAACTTCTCCGTGGGCCTCGTGACGGCCTCCGGGAGCCTGGGGATCGTGATCCCGCCTTCGATCCCCATGATCCTCTACGCCCTGGTGATGAACGTCTCGGTGGCCGAGCTCTTCCTGGCGGGCATCGGCCCGGGGCTCTTCATCGGGGGCATCTTCATCGCCTACGTGGTGTGGCGCGCGCGCCGCGAGAAGTGGCGGGTGGACCAGGGGTACACCTGGTCCGAGAGCCTGCGGGTGGTGCGCCGGGGCATCTGGGCGCTCTTCCTGCCGGTGATCGTGCTGGGGGGGATCTACTCCGGGGTGTTCACCCCCACCGAGGCCGCGGCGGTGAGCGTGGTGTACGCCCTCTTCGTGGAGGCGGTCATCCACCGGGGTCTCACCCTGCGGGGGCTCCACCAGGCGCTGGTGGACTCGGCGGTGCTCTCGGGCTCGCTGCTCCTCATCCTGGCCTGCGCCATGACCTTCGTGTGGCTGCTGACGAGCCAGGGGCTCCCGCTCCTGGTGGCCGAGTGGATCCTGGGCCGGGTGGACAGCGCCTGGGCCTTCCTGCTCCTGGTGAATGTGCTCTTCCTGCTCCTGGGATCGGTGGGCGACAACGTCTCGGCCATGCTCATCCTCTCTCCCATCTTCGCCGAGACCCTCCAGCGGCTGGGCATCGACCCGGTGCACTACGGCATCCTCATGGTGCTGGGCATCGAGGCGGGCTTCCTGACCCCGCCCTTCGGCCTGAACCTCTTCGTGGCCATGGGCCTGACCAAGAAGCCCATGGGCACCATCGCCCTGGCCACGGCCCCCTTCGTCCTGCTGCTCCTCGGCGCCCTCCTCGTGGTGACCTTCGTGCCGGCGGTATGCCTGTGGCTGCCCCAGACGTTCTACCGGTGA
- a CDS encoding RluA family pseudouridine synthase, translating into MKTQERKPGKGRRRPFRVVYEDVHLVVADKDAGILSVPIPGKQSRNLKELLDRYLVSQKRTAMPVHRIDRYTSGLVVFAKSRAAWQNLVHQFRGRTPERTYLALVRGEVAAESGILRHRLELTADGFRQRVVPQGGTEAVTHYRVRERLRGATLLEVRLESGLKNQIRVQFRAAGHPLVGDRHYAAEEAREARLQRQALHAWKLAFLHPVTGRPVAFEAPLAPDMERLVARLRGAAGSGG; encoded by the coding sequence GTGAAAACCCAGGAGAGGAAGCCCGGCAAGGGGCGCCGCAGACCGTTTCGCGTGGTGTACGAGGACGTGCACCTGGTGGTGGCGGACAAGGACGCCGGGATCCTCTCGGTGCCCATCCCGGGCAAGCAGTCCCGCAACCTCAAGGAGCTCCTGGACCGCTACCTGGTAAGCCAGAAGCGCACGGCGATGCCGGTGCACCGGATCGACCGGTACACCTCGGGGCTCGTGGTCTTCGCCAAGAGCCGAGCGGCGTGGCAGAACCTGGTGCACCAGTTCCGGGGCCGGACCCCGGAGCGCACGTACCTGGCCCTGGTGCGCGGGGAGGTGGCGGCGGAGTCGGGTATCCTGCGCCACCGGCTGGAGCTCACGGCGGACGGCTTTCGGCAGCGGGTGGTGCCCCAGGGGGGGACCGAGGCGGTGACCCACTACCGGGTGCGCGAGCGCCTGCGGGGGGCGACGCTGCTCGAAGTGCGGCTGGAGTCGGGGCTCAAGAACCAGATCCGGGTGCAGTTTCGCGCCGCCGGGCACCCCCTGGTGGGGGACCGGCACTACGCGGCGGAGGAGGCGCGGGAGGCGCGCTTGCAGCGCCAGGCCCTCCACGCCTGGAAGCTCGCCTTCCTGCACCCCGTCACGGGGAGGCCCGTGGCCTTCGAGGCCCCCCTGGCGCCGGACATGGAGCGGCTCGTGGCGCGCCTGCGGGGCGCGGCGGGTTCGGGGGGCTAG
- a CDS encoding histidine phosphatase family protein — MPMETRLSFVRHGRVHNPQAVFYGRLPRFGLSERGRQEARAAAALLEPGPLAGVYSSPLLRARQTAWEILRARAGLVGPARVSRLLLEVKTPWEGSSSAAVRARADDVYTGAGPGYEQPADVLARVLRFVERVRGRFAGLHTVAVTHGDPIAFLALWCGGREVIPANKTRLAPLGIAGGYPATGSVTTLVFATEDPGEKPLVDHRRPAR; from the coding sequence ATGCCCATGGAAACCCGCCTCTCCTTCGTCCGCCACGGACGGGTGCACAACCCGCAAGCGGTCTTCTACGGCCGGCTGCCCCGTTTCGGCCTGAGCGAACGAGGCCGCCAGGAGGCCCGTGCGGCCGCGGCCCTCCTGGAACCTGGGCCCCTGGCAGGGGTGTATTCGAGCCCGCTGCTGCGCGCGCGACAGACCGCCTGGGAGATCCTGCGCGCCCGCGCTGGTCTCGTCGGCCCGGCCAGGGTCTCGCGGCTCCTCCTGGAGGTCAAGACCCCCTGGGAGGGCAGTTCTTCCGCGGCCGTCCGCGCCCGGGCCGACGACGTGTACACCGGCGCGGGGCCCGGCTACGAGCAGCCCGCCGACGTGCTGGCGCGGGTGCTGCGGTTCGTGGAGCGGGTGCGGGGGCGATTTGCCGGCCTCCACACCGTGGCGGTCACCCACGGGGACCCCATCGCCTTCCTCGCCCTCTGGTGCGGCGGCCGGGAGGTGATCCCGGCCAACAAGACCCGGCTGGCTCCCCTGGGCATCGCCGGCGGGTACCCCGCCACGGGCTCGGTGACGACGCTCGTCTTTGCGACGGAAGACCCCGGGGAGAAGCCGCTGGTGGACCACCGGCGGCCCGCGCGGTAG
- a CDS encoding DNA adenine methylase: MPKPIIPWIGGKRRLAGRILPMLPPHECYVEPFAGGAAIFFLKPPSKAEELNDINGEIVNLYRVVKHHLEELSRQFKWTLTSRQNWEWLRDTPAETLTDVQRAARFLYLQKLAFGAKVEKPTFGTTTTNRPRFSVFSLEQDLAEAHFRLADATIEHLHWREAVRRYDRPHTLFYCDPPYWQTEGYGVAFPWEEYEALAEAARNIEGRMVLSINDHPAIRALFADLPAVEVEHRYTVGGGDKATRARELIYLTPPREGRARRKA, encoded by the coding sequence GTGCCGAAGCCCATCATCCCGTGGATCGGAGGAAAACGAAGGCTGGCCGGGCGGATTCTGCCGATGCTTCCGCCCCACGAGTGCTACGTGGAGCCCTTCGCGGGCGGCGCCGCGATCTTCTTCCTGAAGCCGCCGTCGAAGGCCGAGGAGCTCAACGACATCAACGGCGAGATCGTGAATCTGTACCGGGTGGTGAAGCACCACCTGGAGGAGTTGTCCCGGCAGTTCAAGTGGACGCTGACGAGCCGACAGAACTGGGAGTGGCTGCGCGACACCCCCGCCGAGACGCTGACCGACGTGCAGCGGGCGGCGCGGTTTCTCTACCTACAGAAGCTCGCCTTCGGGGCGAAGGTGGAGAAGCCGACCTTCGGCACGACGACCACGAACCGCCCGCGGTTCAGCGTGTTCTCGCTGGAACAGGACCTGGCGGAGGCGCACTTCCGCTTGGCGGACGCCACCATCGAGCACCTGCACTGGCGCGAGGCCGTGCGCCGGTACGACCGACCTCACACGCTCTTCTACTGCGACCCGCCCTACTGGCAAACCGAAGGGTACGGCGTGGCGTTCCCCTGGGAGGAGTACGAGGCCCTCGCCGAGGCGGCGCGAAATATCGAGGGGCGGATGGTGCTATCCATCAACGACCACCCTGCGATCCGCGCCCTCTTCGCGGACCTGCCCGCGGTAGAGGTGGAGCACCGCTATACGGTGGGAGGGGGAGACAAGGCGACCCGGGCCAGAGAGCTCATCTACCTCACGCCCCCCAGGGAGGGCCGGGCAAGGCGCAAGGCATGA
- the dctP gene encoding TRAP transporter substrate-binding protein DctP, producing MKRLAVALSLLLAAASAAPAANTLKLGHVAPAFHGQHQGLLRFAEVVSEQTKGAYTVQVFPLGQLGGERSMAEQVQMGTLEVASITTAVLSNFVPQAAALDLPFLWPDRRTAYAVLGDPAFQEKFFGYFPAKGLVAIGYTENEFRHLSNTKRPIRKPQDLAGIKIRVLEAPIYLDAFKQLGAVPVPMPFPEIYTALQQGVIDAQDNPHYTSILMKFPEVAKYVTLTDHTLTECIIIVNADYWKRLPPEVQQVFRLAAREAIETNRRVTAEQFQKLPNLEMSIAEYNEKNGVQAVELTAEERAAFRQAMNPVYDKYRPIIGAEFFDFVMKKVEEHAGK from the coding sequence ATGAAGCGCCTCGCGGTTGCCCTTTCGCTGCTCCTCGCCGCCGCCTCGGCGGCCCCGGCCGCCAACACCCTGAAGCTCGGCCACGTGGCGCCGGCCTTCCACGGCCAGCACCAGGGCCTGCTGCGCTTTGCCGAGGTGGTGAGCGAGCAGACCAAGGGGGCGTATACGGTGCAGGTGTTCCCCCTGGGGCAGCTCGGCGGGGAGCGCTCCATGGCCGAGCAGGTGCAGATGGGGACCCTGGAGGTCGCGTCCATCACCACGGCGGTGCTCTCGAACTTCGTGCCCCAGGCCGCCGCCCTGGACCTTCCGTTCCTGTGGCCCGACCGCCGCACGGCCTACGCGGTGCTCGGCGATCCGGCCTTCCAGGAGAAGTTCTTCGGCTACTTCCCGGCCAAGGGGCTCGTCGCCATCGGCTACACGGAGAACGAATTCCGCCACCTGAGCAACACGAAGCGGCCGATCCGCAAGCCCCAGGATCTGGCGGGGATCAAGATCCGGGTGCTCGAGGCCCCCATCTACCTCGACGCCTTCAAGCAGCTGGGCGCGGTGCCCGTGCCCATGCCCTTCCCCGAGATCTACACGGCCCTGCAGCAGGGGGTCATCGACGCCCAGGACAACCCCCACTACACGTCGATCCTGATGAAGTTCCCCGAGGTGGCCAAGTACGTCACGCTCACCGACCACACGCTCACCGAGTGCATCATCATCGTCAACGCCGACTACTGGAAGCGCCTGCCCCCCGAGGTGCAGCAGGTCTTCCGCCTGGCGGCCCGGGAGGCCATCGAGACCAACCGCCGGGTGACCGCGGAGCAGTTCCAGAAGCTTCCCAACCTGGAGATGTCGATCGCGGAGTACAACGAGAAGAACGGCGTGCAGGCGGTGGAGCTCACCGCGGAGGAGCGCGCTGCCTTCCGGCAGGCCATGAACCCCGTGTACGACAAGTACCGCCCCATCATCGGGGCGGAGTTCTTCGACTTCGTCATGAAGAAGGTAGAAGAGCACGCGGGCAAGTAG
- a CDS encoding TRAP transporter small permease, producing MLRLLRLWNRLEEFVLGWTLLGLALLAFAQVVLRYAFSTGLDWAEELGRYAGIFLTFLGASVGVKHGTHFSVEALVKALPPRFSCAVRALASLLTAALFAVVMWYGWKHTSRLYGFGVTSASLRIPMWIPYAPIPALSAVIAVRFLLQALRDVRGAWSGAGTGEGA from the coding sequence ATGCTGCGTCTCCTGCGCCTCTGGAACCGGCTCGAGGAGTTCGTCCTCGGCTGGACCCTGCTCGGGCTCGCGTTGCTCGCGTTTGCCCAGGTGGTGCTGCGCTACGCCTTCTCCACGGGGCTGGACTGGGCCGAGGAACTCGGCCGGTACGCCGGCATCTTCCTCACCTTCCTGGGCGCCAGCGTGGGGGTGAAGCACGGCACCCACTTCTCGGTGGAGGCCCTGGTGAAGGCGCTGCCCCCGCGGTTCTCGTGCGCCGTACGGGCGCTCGCGAGCCTGCTTACGGCGGCCCTCTTCGCCGTAGTGATGTGGTACGGCTGGAAGCATACGTCGCGGCTGTATGGCTTCGGGGTCACGAGCGCGAGCCTGCGGATCCCCATGTGGATCCCCTACGCCCCGATTCCGGCGCTCTCGGCGGTCATCGCGGTGCGCTTCCTCCTCCAGGCCCTCCGGGACGTCCGGGGGGCCTGGAGCGGCGCCGGCACGGGGGAGGGCGCCTGA